A genome region from Nycticebus coucang isolate mNycCou1 chromosome 4, mNycCou1.pri, whole genome shotgun sequence includes the following:
- the SELPLG gene encoding P-selectin glycoprotein ligand 1: protein MPLQLLLLLTLVGPGSSLWLWDTRTDGARKPPGPLLARGRRQASLEEDYEYYSVGTDPPEELNGVVTPNLKLLTMMGTSGQRSSVGPQKSEPTTVEATTRHSAGLDTGRAVVGNLSTELASQLTLVTLDPLVTELATVSVSITGDLSNKGALLSMTLATQEVLSTGPAVMEAHTTQPAATEDMFMEPVATGAWSTEHTATEAPSTKITATEALSIKPTATEAPYRKLTATEAPPTKHTATEAPSTELSATEAPSTELSATEAPSTEPSATETPSTELSATEAPSTELSATEAPSTEPSATEAPSTEPTATEAFSAESTAIEGLPVNPTIVEALYTKSAAKEALPSVALSMEPATTKNIPVAASNLSAVINMKNGQTFPPIITVAPTPTRPPDHIPVKQCLLAILILALVATVFLVCTVVLAVRLSRKNHTYPVRNYSPTEMVCISSLLPDGGEGPPAMANGRLPKAKSQGLMPEPGEDHEGDDLTLHSFLP, encoded by the coding sequence ATGCCTCTGCAACTCCTCCTGCTGCTGACTCTTGTGGGCCCTGGAAGCAGCCTCTGGCTGTGGGACACCAGGACAGATGGAGCCAGAAAACCCCCAGGCCCCTTGCTTGCCCGGGGGCGGAGACAGGCGTCCTTGGAGGAGGATTACGAGTATTACTCAGTAGGCACGGACCCTCCAGAAGAGCTTAATGGTGTTGTAACACCAAACCTCAAGCTTCTAACTATGATGGGAACATCAGGGCAGAGAAGTTCTGTGGGACCTCAAAAATCTGAGCCTACCACTGTGGAGGCTACCACAAGGCACTCTGCTGGCCTGGACACAGGAAGGGCAGTCGTGGGGAATCTGAGCACAGAGTTGGCCTCACAGTTGACTCTGGTCACACTGGACCCTCTGGTCACAGAACTGGCCACTGTGAGTGTTTCCATCACAGGTGATCTATCCAACAAGGGCGCTCTGCTGTCCATGacactagctactcaggaggtccTGTCCACAGGGCCAGCAGTCATGGAAGCACACACCACTCAACCAGCAGCCACGGAGGACATGTTCATGGAACCTGTTGCCACAGGAGCCTGGTCCACAGAACACACTGCTACGGAGGCCCCATCCACAAAAATCACTGCCACAGAAGCCCTGTCTATAAAACCCACTGCTACAGAGGCCCCATACAGAAAACTCACCGCCACAGAGGCTCCACCCACAAAACACACTGCCACAGAGGCCCCATCCACAGAACTCAGTGCCACGGAGGCCCCATCCACAGAACTCAGTGCCACGGAGGCCCCATCCACAGAACCCAGTGCCACAGAGACCCCATCCACAGAACTCAGTGCCACGGAGGCCCCATCCACAGAACTCAGTGCCACGGAGGCCCCATCCACAGAACCCAGTGCCACGGAGGCCCCATCCACAGAACCCACTGCTACGGAGGCCTTTTCTGCAGAATCCACTGCCATTGAGGGCCTGCCTGTAAACCCTACAATCGTAGAGGCTCTATACACAAAGTCAGCTGCAAAAGAAGCCCTTCCCTCAGTGGCCCTGTCCATGGAGCCAGCCACCACGAAGAATATCCCTGTGGCAGCTAGTAATCTGTCTGCCGTCATCAACATGAAAAATGGGCAGACTTTCCCCCCTATAATCACTGTGGCCCCCACCCCTACAAGGCCCCCAGACCATATCCCCGTGAAGCAGTGCCTGCTGGCCATCCTTATCCTGGCCCTTGTGGCCACTGTCTTCCTTGTGTGCACTGTGGTGCTGGCAGTCCGCCTCTCCCGCAAGAACCACACATACCCTGTGCGGAATTACTCCCCCACTGAGATGGTCTGCATCTCGTCCCTGCTGCCTGATGGGGGTGAGGGGCCCCCTGCTATGGCCAATGGGCGCCTGCCCAAGGCCAAGAGCCAGGGCTTGATGCCAGAGCCTGGGGAGGACCATGAAGGCGATGACCTCACCCTGCACAGCTTCCTGCCATAG